The Herbaspirillum sp. DW155 genomic interval GGGATTCAGCCTGATCATCATCGATATCACCGAGCCCCCCGGCAGTGACGATAATATTTTTTCCTGGCTGAACTACCGGAGCGGCGACCGCACCCCGACCCTGGTCTTGTCGCCCACCCGGAGCGCCGAGCTGGCTGCGCTGACCCTGGACAGCGGGGCTGACGACTTTCTGGTCCGTCCTTTCGAAGTCATTGAGTTTACTGCGCGTGTGAACGCCCTCATCCGGCGCTCGGCACCGGCCGCGAGCCGGCGCACGATTGAATATGCGGGATTTTCCCTGAACCGGGAATCCACCCGGTTCAGCTATCAGGGAACGCCGATCAACCTGACCCCGCGCGAATTCAGCATGGCGTGGCTGTTCTTTTCCTCCCCCGGAGTCTATATCTCGCGCGAGACCATCGGTGCCGTGATCTGGAGCACCGACAGTGACATCGCCGGTCGCACCATCGAACAGCACGTCTACAAGCTGCGCAAAAAGCTGCAGATCGACCCCGACCGGCCGGTGGTCATGATCCGCACCGCCTACAACCAGGGATATCGGCTGGAATTATGCAAGGAGGCTGGGTCCAGTCAGCACACCGCAGACCCGGACGACTACCTTCCCGCCTGAACCAGCGCTTCGGTCGGGATATTTCGATAGACCCGCCGCGCATATTCGATTCTCAGTTTGGGATTTCTGGCGTTGTAGGCACCGACCGCCTCCCAGGTCGGTCCCATTCGCTGCATGTTCTGGGAGAGAATCCATGCGCCGACCTGCAGATTGACACAGGGATCCTTCAGGCGGGACTCGTCGATCCCGTACTTCTTCAGCGTGGGCAGCCAGGTGCTGTTGATCTGCATCAGACCGATGTCGTAGGAGCCGTTCTTGTTCTGGTTCCTTGCCAGAGGATTGAGATTGGATTCGGTTTTGGCGATCGCATACAGCAGATGCACGTTCACGCCGTACCAGTTGGCGACCTGCTCCCAGCAGGCGTGCGCCAGGCCGCAGCTTGACGCCAGCAGCGTGCCGGCCAACAGGTTGCGCCAGCGACGCCGCGCGAGGAGCGCACTGGCCGCAGTGCGCTGATCAGGGTGAGTAAGTACCATTGGCATATCTAAAAGTCTTGTCCTGGTAGCAGATGAGGGGCGTGGCGTTCTGGTCCATCAGGATCGTGCCGATCGGAAACTTGATGAAAGGATTGCCATCGTCGTCAATTGCGTTGTAGTTGCAGGGATCATGAGGATTAGCGGAGTCGTACAACTGGATACGCGGCGAATGCATGCCGCCCTTCGAGTTGACGTTGCCCTGGGCGTAGATGTTGTCGACGTTGATGTTCTTGCCGACCGCGAGGTCGATGCCAACGCTCATGTTTCGACCTGCGCTCATATCGTTGCCGGCTCCGACGTTGCCTTGGCTATTAATGTCGCCAGTGGCGGTGATGGTTCCCCCGGAGCTGACGGACTGGCTGGCGGCCAGCTTGCTGGCATCAAGGGTGCCGGGTACGGTCATGTTGCCTTGCTGGTCCACCGCCAGTGCCACCCACTTGGCACCATCATAGGTAAATGCACGGCTGAGCCCG includes:
- a CDS encoding response regulator transcription factor, encoding MRAGLEPVHFTTETDLLRSLRRRGFSLIIIDITEPPGSDDNIFSWLNYRSGDRTPTLVLSPTRSAELAALTLDSGADDFLVRPFEVIEFTARVNALIRRSAPAASRRTIEYAGFSLNRESTRFSYQGTPINLTPREFSMAWLFFSSPGVYISRETIGAVIWSTDSDIAGRTIEQHVYKLRKKLQIDPDRPVVMIRTAYNQGYRLELCKEAGSSQHTADPDDYLPA
- a CDS encoding lytic transglycosylase domain-containing protein, with amino-acid sequence MVLTHPDQRTAASALLARRRWRNLLAGTLLASSCGLAHACWEQVANWYGVNVHLLYAIAKTESNLNPLARNQNKNGSYDIGLMQINSTWLPTLKKYGIDESRLKDPCVNLQVGAWILSQNMQRMGPTWEAVGAYNARNPKLRIEYARRVYRNIPTEALVQAGR